A portion of the Bacillota bacterium genome contains these proteins:
- the lptB gene encoding LPS export ABC transporter ATP-binding protein yields MAIVVEKVVKCYGRRKVVNEVSIKVEPGEIVGLLGPNGAGKTTTFYMIVGLERPSAGRIIIDGTDMTRWPMYRRARFGIGYLAQEPSVFRKLSVEDNVMAVLELMPFTSKERRERLEELLQEFDIAGIRKQPGAVLSGGERRRVEIARALAAEPRYILLDEPFSGVDPIAVADIQGIIAMLKEKGLGLLITDHNVRETLSITDRAYIMHQGRVLVEGPSGEIALDPMARKFYLGDRFSL; encoded by the coding sequence ATGGCAATAGTTGTGGAGAAAGTGGTCAAGTGCTATGGAAGACGTAAGGTGGTCAATGAGGTTAGTATAAAAGTGGAACCAGGGGAGATTGTCGGATTGCTGGGTCCTAACGGTGCGGGAAAGACTACGACCTTTTACATGATTGTTGGTCTAGAAAGGCCTTCCGCCGGTCGTATAATAATTGATGGAACCGACATGACCCGCTGGCCCATGTATAGGCGAGCACGGTTTGGGATCGGTTATCTGGCCCAAGAACCGTCTGTGTTTCGAAAGCTCAGCGTCGAGGACAATGTGATGGCGGTATTGGAATTGATGCCATTCACATCGAAGGAGCGCAGAGAGCGGCTCGAAGAGTTGTTACAGGAGTTCGATATCGCAGGAATCCGCAAGCAGCCTGGAGCAGTTCTTTCTGGAGGAGAACGGCGCCGGGTGGAGATTGCCCGGGCTTTGGCCGCAGAACCACGTTATATTTTGTTAGATGAGCCCTTTTCTGGAGTAGACCCAATTGCCGTTGCTGATATTCAAGGGATAATTGCCATGCTCAAGGAAAAGGGGCTCGGTTTACTTATTACAGATCATAACGTGCGGGAAACACTGAGCATCACCGACCGTGCCTATATCATGCATCAAGGCCGTGTGCTTGTGGAGGGGCCGTCCGGCGAGATTGCTTTGGATCCAATGGCCCGGAAATTCTACTTGGGAGATCGGTTTAGCCTATGA
- a CDS encoding tetratricopeptide repeat protein has translation MLVQQAIVARSEGRFEEAIGYFKEAFALWEPLADEYQGAYGDTYADWAMALAANDTIDDLEEALTKLDAAIEANPAGTAGYNDKKVDVYIALGGLYLSAKEYQKAVDAYTDAYDLSGKDDYIVERGKVYAAWAADLFESGDYEAAIEKYAAAAEDDPSNAATYAKAQAECYFELAEGTTDLNQKIYYLEQAYDLDDSYAWPLSQAYLTRGENRYLAGEYASAEEDVEEGLRLAGDNETPEMYSLLANIKFQLFKWEEAIQHLKTAVNWPGTTPKEEDLELLVLCLMDSYAFDEALEYASLLAELFPSLTRYANLSQLHVSVGQMRESVFVFGDSLSYAFAGDYAESEIQDYIAQSLEAISEGMIAYPDYELSLEIVDVVYAAFSSGLNSAIDAIQETYYETIEPSFFVRLDEVGIVEEDVRAVFTDCFEYLRNQQVSAANIIPLLRETQYMLYDRLAELVTPGADFDETAEQINEFLFNTLWVGEDSLGARLQTILNTTQEVFDQVSDDGWNLRAAVATSMVREAAVKVTELDVDQAALLIGAVRHLVKVKDELKAMPEVLDIALPQLREEAEKLDMTAVAIAFDEVLAGFGWRLDVNRQDWGWQELEEDEQEFLKTLLQDPLGTMLTIQTALEAREDVNQIAAEARALWDRLRTEILPGAVDVVENYEVEDWNRATEALWAAFFSLLTGEPIAED, from the coding sequence ATGTTGGTGCAGCAGGCCATCGTGGCCAGAAGCGAAGGACGTTTTGAGGAAGCCATCGGCTACTTTAAAGAAGCCTTTGCCCTGTGGGAGCCACTGGCTGACGAGTACCAAGGGGCGTATGGAGACACCTACGCTGACTGGGCGATGGCGTTAGCTGCGAATGACACCATAGATGATCTGGAAGAAGCCCTTACGAAGCTAGATGCGGCCATTGAGGCCAATCCGGCGGGGACCGCTGGGTACAACGATAAGAAGGTTGACGTATACATCGCCCTTGGTGGCTTGTATTTGAGTGCGAAGGAGTACCAAAAGGCAGTAGATGCTTATACCGATGCATATGACCTCTCCGGAAAAGATGACTATATTGTCGAGCGCGGAAAGGTGTATGCCGCTTGGGCTGCTGACTTGTTCGAGTCTGGAGACTATGAAGCTGCAATTGAGAAGTATGCCGCTGCGGCGGAAGATGATCCGAGCAATGCGGCTACTTATGCGAAGGCCCAAGCCGAATGTTACTTTGAGCTTGCCGAGGGTACCACTGATCTCAATCAGAAGATTTACTACCTGGAGCAAGCTTACGATCTAGATGACAGCTATGCCTGGCCTCTCAGCCAAGCGTACTTAACTCGGGGAGAGAATCGGTACCTTGCTGGCGAATATGCGTCAGCCGAAGAGGATGTGGAAGAAGGCCTGCGCCTGGCGGGGGACAACGAGACGCCGGAGATGTATTCTCTGCTGGCAAATATCAAGTTCCAGCTGTTCAAGTGGGAAGAGGCCATTCAACATCTAAAGACGGCGGTTAACTGGCCTGGTACCACGCCTAAGGAAGAGGATCTCGAACTACTGGTGCTTTGTCTGATGGACAGCTACGCTTTTGATGAGGCTCTGGAATATGCGAGCCTTTTGGCTGAGCTTTTCCCCAGCTTAACTCGCTATGCGAATCTGTCCCAATTGCATGTGAGCGTCGGGCAGATGAGAGAGTCGGTTTTCGTCTTTGGAGACAGCCTCAGTTACGCTTTCGCAGGGGACTATGCTGAAAGTGAAATCCAGGATTATATTGCCCAGAGCTTGGAAGCGATCAGTGAAGGAATGATCGCCTATCCCGATTACGAATTGAGCCTGGAGATAGTCGATGTTGTTTATGCCGCCTTTAGCAGCGGGTTGAACAGTGCAATCGATGCGATCCAGGAAACCTACTATGAGACAATCGAGCCTAGCTTCTTTGTTCGTTTGGATGAAGTGGGCATTGTCGAAGAGGATGTCAGGGCGGTATTCACCGATTGTTTCGAGTACCTGCGCAATCAGCAGGTAAGTGCCGCCAACATCATACCTCTGCTGCGAGAGACTCAGTATATGCTCTACGACAGATTGGCAGAGCTTGTTACCCCCGGGGCAGACTTCGATGAGACCGCTGAGCAAATCAACGAATTCCTCTTCAATACACTCTGGGTAGGGGAAGACTCTCTGGGTGCTCGGTTGCAGACTATCCTGAATACGACCCAGGAGGTATTCGACCAGGTTAGTGACGATGGGTGGAACCTCCGGGCTGCAGTGGCCACTAGTATGGTTCGGGAAGCAGCGGTGAAGGTCACTGAGTTGGATGTTGACCAGGCAGCTCTACTCATCGGTGCGGTTCGACATTTGGTGAAGGTTAAGGATGAGCTCAAGGCTATGCCTGAAGTATTGGACATAGCTCTTCCACAACTGCGGGAAGAAGCCGAGAAACTAGATATGACTGCCGTGGCGATTGCCTTTGATGAGGTCTTGGCCGGCTTCGGCTGGAGACTCGATGTGAATCGACAGGATTGGGGTTGGCAGGAGCTTGAAGAAGATGAGCAAGAGTTCTTGAAGACCCTGTTGCAAGATCCCTTGGGAACTATGCTTACCATCCAGACTGCTTTGGAGGCTCGTGAGGATGTAAACCAGATCGCTGCTGAGGCTAGAGCGCTCTGGGATCGCCTCCGGACGGAGATCCTCCCTGGAGCGGTTGATGTAGTGGAGAATTACGAGGTTGAGGATTGGAACCGGGCTACCGAGGCTCTGTGGGCTGCCTTTTTCAGTCTGTTGACCGGTGAGCCCATTGCTGAAGATTAA
- a CDS encoding tetratricopeptide repeat protein, with product MRRSGLIVGVIVVLLSLSCSTLSAQGLSSAQWAQVQSEVEQLGLGYFGELGLWQSVVSTLEAVLGDVEQPNVPQGVITDIVSAALENGYSAGVAGRIAANLIAASQRGRNQDVEILIKELIDQDLSANVIVQVSSVLGQAGVNAQSAQDMGTVASSLGTMVAHMAEGGYSEENMLNVLGLVERAAALGDSNQLVQSIAGVQEILTQVEALGVDQRVLNATTQALYQAALKSGSIDELQSHSATIAGLLSSGADLGVSDAALENLMSALQGAIAQSSGGTELEQLLSGVQRIFQNATELGLTGAEVNRTLSIVSGVLREGESVEQISTALNQLGDALGAGDSVDAIADLVLPQPPIPSDEDEEDEEEPTEPDEAEELLEAARLAREQGDYAEALSLYFRAFDLDPSLLDENRSEVGSLYADWAAELENENTLASLQEALAKLDGAIDIHPAGIGAYNAQKAGVYAKLGVLHFADGAYEQAVNAYSAALDLVDNTEYKVARGKVYAAWAADLFESGNYEAAIEKYKAAAEDDPSNAATYAKAQAECYFELAKGTSDLDEKIGYLTKAYGLDAQYGEALGFAYVERAAVELAAARYEDAYADLNEALTLIPEDKQDAGLWRLVAEAAKGVDKPAVAVEYLLRWLEADADATFEDYSEAYYYCVTTAGDLQSALTVAQWAAELFKDTLGSYQLLAGAYLLNDDIEAGISAYLDGLKLVIDGDDDAEIQSYIAECFRTLADVLVAYPDLGLEEQLVRDIGEVFMGALSESIDEMLAAYEVAETEFYDELLKVGISSAAAKEVVYACIDELLEQDLNAANIIPLLREMQFKMYDELLKLASTDADFKAAAEAVNEAIFKTLWVGEDSMGGRLQKIMDRTMTALKDITEETKVLNSAVAVSLVAELSDYIRMDLELEQAQLLIGAARHIIKVSDQIKKMPGAVEIALEEFRARAEQLELVGVATAFDEVLAEFGWKFDVNRRDWDWKALDEEEQAFLETFLKDPVGTLLILQRAMEERDDVNQLAAEAMALWNSVRTEILPDAIKQIPDFTVEEWNQAATALLEAFMSLITGKPIDRDHP from the coding sequence TTGAGGAGAAGTGGACTAATCGTTGGTGTTATTGTTGTGTTATTGAGTCTTTCTTGCTCCACCCTGAGTGCTCAGGGACTTTCCAGTGCCCAGTGGGCTCAGGTGCAGTCTGAGGTGGAGCAGCTCGGACTAGGCTACTTCGGGGAATTGGGGCTATGGCAAAGTGTTGTGAGCACCCTTGAAGCAGTCTTGGGTGATGTGGAGCAACCCAATGTACCCCAAGGAGTAATCACGGACATTGTGTCGGCGGCTCTGGAGAACGGCTATTCTGCAGGAGTTGCCGGTCGGATCGCGGCAAACTTGATCGCTGCCAGTCAACGCGGTAGGAATCAAGATGTCGAGATACTGATTAAGGAGCTTATTGATCAGGATCTAAGTGCGAATGTTATAGTGCAGGTATCGTCGGTTCTTGGCCAGGCCGGTGTTAACGCACAGTCTGCCCAGGACATGGGAACCGTGGCCAGCAGTTTGGGTACCATGGTAGCCCATATGGCTGAAGGCGGCTACTCAGAGGAAAACATGCTGAATGTCCTGGGATTGGTGGAAAGAGCGGCCGCCTTGGGCGACAGTAATCAGTTGGTCCAGTCCATCGCTGGAGTTCAGGAGATTTTGACCCAGGTAGAAGCGTTAGGTGTGGACCAGCGAGTGCTCAACGCAACCACCCAGGCTTTGTATCAGGCTGCTCTCAAATCTGGAAGCATCGATGAGTTGCAGAGTCATAGCGCCACTATTGCTGGGCTGTTGTCTAGTGGTGCCGATTTGGGTGTTTCCGACGCAGCCCTGGAGAATCTTATGTCCGCTCTTCAGGGTGCCATTGCCCAGTCCAGTGGTGGAACAGAGCTGGAGCAGTTGCTTTCCGGCGTACAACGGATTTTCCAGAACGCGACAGAACTTGGATTGACCGGAGCAGAGGTCAACAGGACCCTTTCCATTGTATCTGGAGTCCTGCGGGAAGGTGAATCTGTAGAGCAAATCAGCACAGCCCTCAATCAATTGGGTGATGCTTTAGGTGCGGGCGATTCTGTGGATGCCATTGCCGACCTGGTATTGCCCCAACCGCCGATTCCTAGCGACGAAGATGAAGAGGACGAAGAGGAGCCTACAGAACCAGATGAGGCCGAGGAGCTGCTTGAAGCTGCCAGATTGGCTAGGGAACAAGGTGACTATGCCGAGGCTTTGAGTCTGTACTTCCGGGCCTTTGATCTGGATCCTAGCCTGTTGGACGAAAACAGGTCAGAAGTGGGTAGCCTCTATGCCGACTGGGCAGCTGAGTTGGAGAACGAGAATACACTGGCATCTTTACAGGAAGCTTTGGCCAAACTTGATGGGGCCATTGATATACATCCTGCGGGAATTGGGGCATATAACGCCCAGAAGGCCGGGGTGTACGCCAAGTTAGGTGTGCTGCATTTTGCTGACGGTGCCTACGAGCAGGCCGTGAATGCCTATAGTGCGGCCCTTGACCTGGTGGATAATACTGAGTATAAGGTAGCCCGCGGGAAGGTGTATGCCGCTTGGGCTGCTGACCTGTTCGAGTCTGGAAACTATGAAGCCGCAATTGAGAAGTATAAAGCTGCGGCGGAAGATGATCCGAGCAATGCGGCTACTTATGCGAAGGCCCAAGCCGAATGTTACTTCGAGCTTGCCAAGGGTACCAGTGATCTTGATGAGAAGATCGGTTACTTGACAAAGGCCTATGGGCTTGATGCGCAGTATGGCGAGGCCCTTGGTTTCGCCTACGTAGAGCGGGCAGCCGTGGAGCTTGCTGCAGCCAGGTATGAAGACGCCTATGCGGATCTAAATGAAGCTTTGACCCTGATTCCGGAGGATAAACAGGATGCGGGTCTGTGGCGTCTAGTGGCGGAAGCGGCCAAGGGCGTAGATAAGCCCGCGGTGGCAGTGGAGTACTTGTTGCGCTGGCTTGAGGCTGATGCGGACGCCACCTTCGAAGACTACTCCGAAGCATACTACTATTGTGTGACCACCGCTGGGGATCTACAGTCAGCGTTGACAGTGGCGCAGTGGGCAGCTGAGTTGTTCAAGGATACCTTGGGCAGCTACCAGCTTCTGGCCGGTGCGTATCTGCTCAATGATGACATTGAAGCGGGAATCAGCGCATACTTGGATGGCTTGAAGCTGGTCATCGATGGTGACGACGATGCTGAGATTCAGTCCTACATTGCGGAATGCTTCCGGACCTTGGCGGATGTTTTGGTGGCCTATCCGGATCTGGGTCTGGAAGAGCAGCTGGTGCGGGATATTGGTGAAGTCTTCATGGGTGCTTTGTCCGAGAGCATCGATGAGATGCTGGCGGCCTATGAAGTGGCGGAAACCGAGTTCTATGATGAGCTGTTGAAGGTGGGCATTTCCTCTGCGGCTGCGAAAGAAGTGGTGTACGCTTGCATCGATGAGCTCTTGGAGCAGGATCTGAATGCGGCGAACATCATCCCGCTGCTGAGGGAAATGCAGTTTAAGATGTATGATGAGCTATTGAAGCTTGCTAGCACTGATGCAGACTTCAAGGCCGCCGCTGAAGCGGTGAATGAGGCGATCTTCAAGACCCTGTGGGTGGGCGAAGATTCAATGGGTGGTCGTCTGCAGAAGATAATGGATCGGACGATGACCGCTTTGAAGGATATCACCGAGGAAACTAAGGTCTTGAATTCTGCTGTGGCTGTGAGCTTGGTAGCTGAGCTTTCCGACTACATCCGTATGGATCTTGAACTGGAGCAGGCCCAGCTGTTGATTGGTGCGGCCCGTCATATCATCAAGGTGAGCGATCAGATAAAGAAGATGCCTGGAGCCGTCGAGATTGCCCTTGAAGAGTTCCGGGCCCGTGCGGAGCAGTTGGAGCTGGTGGGTGTTGCCACGGCCTTTGATGAGGTTCTGGCGGAGTTCGGTTGGAAGTTTGATGTGAACCGTCGTGATTGGGATTGGAAAGCCCTTGATGAAGAGGAGCAGGCCTTCCTGGAGACCTTCCTGAAGGATCCGGTGGGTACGCTGCTCATTCTGCAGCGGGCCATGGAGGAACGGGATGATGTGAACCAGTTGGCGGCTGAGGCCATGGCACTCTGGAACAGTGTGCGTACGGAGATTCTGCCTGATGCCATCAAGCAGATCCCGGACTTCACCGTGGAAGAGTGGAACCAGGCGGCCACCGCTTTGCTGGAAGCCTTCATGAGTCTCATTACCGGAAAGCCAATCGATAGAGATCATCCCTGA
- a CDS encoding ABC transporter ATP-binding protein — protein MGRRLFSYVRPYWPCLLLGAITSLVSVAAKSLLPLVVGTQLVDQVLILQQDLGLLSRVMLVGMGIYLIMGVFFYLQYWMFSYCGHRATVDLRQQVYNKLQDLPLAYHEKHRSGELISRVINDTAMVQNALSVGIGDFLHNAAMVLGVFVLAIYINWRLFLLTLAILPLIAVAVSAYSKRIRQYSRAVQDRVADIGGLAQETLSGIKVVKGFAMEEAEKERFQRGNEQSFQATMKAVRLMASVVPIVELMMVSGLLLLIWYGAREVLQGRLSPGELVAFLSYIAMASGPVNVLLRTNNLFQQSLGAASRIFEVLDTPITIMEPKDPVILSKVKGNVEFEQVCFSYHDDEPVLKKVNLSVSPGDVTALVGPSGAGKTTLVNLIPRFYDPTSGAIRLDGHDLRTLSLRWLRCQVGIVPQDTVLFSGTIAENIAYGKPDATWREIQEAAKAANAHSFITSFPDGYDTYVGERGVCLSGGQRQRIAIARALLKQPHILILDEATSALDAESEYLVQEALGRLMEGRTTFVIAHRLSTIINATKILVLDAGRIVEQGSHTELMRRMGLYQRLYSTQFAG, from the coding sequence ATGGGCCGGCGACTGTTTAGCTATGTAAGACCTTACTGGCCATGTTTGCTTTTAGGGGCTATTACCAGCCTGGTCTCGGTGGCAGCAAAGTCTTTGCTTCCTTTGGTTGTCGGTACCCAGCTGGTGGACCAGGTGTTGATTCTACAGCAGGATCTGGGTCTATTGAGTCGCGTTATGTTGGTGGGAATGGGGATTTACCTCATCATGGGCGTGTTTTTCTACCTGCAATACTGGATGTTTTCCTATTGTGGTCACCGGGCTACGGTGGATCTACGACAACAAGTGTACAATAAACTGCAGGATTTACCTTTGGCCTATCACGAGAAGCATCGCAGCGGTGAACTGATTAGTCGGGTAATCAATGATACCGCCATGGTGCAGAACGCGCTCAGTGTGGGTATTGGGGATTTCCTGCACAATGCCGCGATGGTTCTAGGGGTATTTGTGCTGGCCATATATATCAATTGGCGCTTGTTCCTGTTGACCTTAGCGATCCTTCCTTTGATTGCTGTGGCGGTTAGCGCATACAGCAAGCGGATCCGTCAGTATTCCCGGGCGGTTCAGGACAGAGTCGCAGATATCGGTGGGTTGGCCCAGGAGACTTTGAGTGGAATCAAAGTGGTCAAGGGTTTTGCTATGGAAGAGGCAGAGAAGGAGCGCTTTCAGCGGGGTAATGAGCAGAGTTTTCAAGCCACCATGAAAGCGGTGCGGTTGATGGCCAGCGTGGTTCCCATTGTGGAACTCATGATGGTAAGTGGCCTGTTGCTCCTCATTTGGTACGGAGCCCGGGAGGTGCTGCAAGGCCGGCTTTCACCCGGTGAACTGGTGGCCTTCCTGAGTTATATCGCGATGGCTTCGGGGCCGGTGAACGTACTGTTACGAACTAACAACCTGTTTCAGCAGAGTCTTGGTGCTGCAAGCAGGATCTTTGAGGTTTTGGATACGCCAATCACCATCATGGAGCCGAAGGATCCCGTTATCCTTTCGAAGGTGAAGGGGAACGTAGAATTCGAACAGGTTTGCTTTAGCTATCATGATGATGAACCGGTGTTAAAAAAGGTGAATCTGTCGGTGTCTCCCGGTGATGTGACCGCACTGGTCGGTCCTAGTGGGGCCGGAAAGACCACCTTAGTGAACCTGATTCCGCGGTTTTATGATCCAACCAGCGGTGCCATTCGATTGGATGGCCATGATTTGCGCACCTTGAGTCTGCGCTGGTTGCGGTGTCAAGTGGGAATTGTTCCCCAGGATACGGTCCTCTTTTCCGGAACCATTGCGGAAAACATTGCCTACGGCAAACCCGATGCCACTTGGCGGGAGATCCAGGAGGCGGCCAAAGCCGCCAATGCCCACAGCTTCATCACTAGTTTTCCCGATGGATACGACACCTATGTGGGCGAACGGGGAGTCTGCCTATCGGGGGGACAAAGGCAGCGAATTGCCATCGCCCGGGCTTTACTCAAACAGCCCCATATCCTGATCCTTGATGAAGCTACCTCGGCATTGGACGCTGAATCGGAATACCTGGTACAAGAGGCCCTGGGACGTTTGATGGAGGGGCGTACTACCTTTGTAATTGCCCATCGCCTGTCTACGATTATCAATGCCACTAAGATCCTCGTGCTGGATGCGGGTAGGATTGTGGAACAGGGCTCCCATACAGAGCTGATGCGTAGGATGGGGTTGTATCAGCGGCTGTACAGTACGCAGTTTGCGGGGTAG
- the lpxB gene encoding lipid-A-disaccharide synthase, translated as MKIMLVAGEPSGDLHGARLAKAILEQNPAVELFGLGGPLMAEAGVRLIADPTAVSLIGFVEVFQHVRYLLRLLKQAAHILRLQRPDAVVFIDFPEFNMRLAKVAKGLGVPSLYYFSPSVWAWRRGRAKKLGKLVDMVAAVFPFEADIYRRAGAEVIYLGHPLLDTVQPSMDEVEIHRFLNIVPEAMKIALMPGSRRQEIKAHLPTMLEAGRLIQEQVQRPVQYLVPVAAGIDDELIREVIAQRGEGLNLRLVHGYQYDVLAVADLVIVACGTATLEAALLEVPMVTVYRLSKTTYRIAKLLVKVPHVALPNVIAGREIVPELIQDEFTPETVVRAAMPLLQGEAREEQRKALAQVKVTLGPPGAVARCAALVLKLAAERGVDPRG; from the coding sequence ATGAAGATCATGTTAGTGGCTGGCGAGCCGTCGGGTGATCTGCATGGTGCCCGGTTGGCCAAGGCCATTTTGGAGCAGAATCCCGCGGTGGAGCTTTTCGGCCTCGGTGGTCCCCTAATGGCCGAGGCCGGTGTGAGACTTATCGCAGATCCCACTGCCGTCAGTCTGATCGGTTTTGTGGAGGTCTTTCAGCATGTCCGGTATTTGCTTCGCCTGTTAAAGCAGGCTGCCCACATATTGAGGCTCCAGCGCCCCGATGCGGTGGTGTTCATTGATTTTCCCGAGTTCAACATGCGGTTGGCCAAAGTGGCCAAGGGCCTGGGGGTTCCCAGCTTGTATTACTTCAGCCCGTCGGTTTGGGCGTGGCGCAGGGGTCGGGCCAAGAAGCTAGGGAAGCTGGTCGATATGGTGGCCGCGGTGTTTCCCTTTGAAGCGGATATTTATCGCCGGGCCGGCGCCGAGGTCATCTACCTCGGTCATCCCCTGTTGGATACGGTGCAGCCTTCCATGGACGAAGTGGAGATCCATCGTTTCTTGAATATTGTTCCCGAGGCGATGAAAATTGCCTTGATGCCCGGTAGCCGGCGGCAAGAGATTAAGGCCCACCTTCCCACTATGTTAGAAGCGGGCCGGCTGATTCAGGAACAGGTACAGCGACCGGTGCAGTACTTGGTTCCGGTGGCGGCCGGCATTGATGATGAGCTGATCAGGGAAGTCATTGCCCAACGGGGAGAAGGACTCAATCTGCGTCTGGTCCACGGTTACCAATATGATGTGTTGGCGGTGGCGGATCTGGTCATTGTGGCCTGTGGTACCGCCACCTTGGAGGCGGCCTTGCTAGAGGTTCCCATGGTTACCGTGTATCGACTTTCCAAGACCACCTATCGGATCGCCAAGTTGTTGGTAAAGGTGCCCCACGTGGCCCTACCTAACGTGATTGCCGGTAGGGAGATTGTCCCCGAATTGATCCAAGATGAATTCACCCCCGAAACCGTGGTCAGGGCCGCAATGCCCTTGTTGCAGGGCGAAGCCCGGGAAGAGCAGCGTAAGGCCCTTGCCCAGGTTAAAGTGACCCTTGGTCCTCCTGGGGCTGTGGCGCGTTGTGCGGCCCTGGTGTTGAAACTGGCGGCGGAACGGGGTGTCGATCCCCGTGGCTAA
- a CDS encoding LpxI family protein, with amino-acid sequence MITGLQGSLALIAGTGKLPEIGASFASRSGYPLTVIDLTGNGHRFAPFTDQLYELSPFQWGRIVEILHQHSVQNIYFLGEVKKELLFTGGQRPDARLARLLASLPNYSDMEIFRGLLRDLEREGFIVGPQTDLVGTLACGPGQWARRPTVREEQDIQIGLRVARSLTELDVGQTVIVKDTAVVAVEAMEHTDATIRRAAELTGGGGIMVKLKRPKQDPRFDIPCIGPETFALMSAARLTALAFSSGILWLDQEESLAIARKADISIICISEEGGTVANL; translated from the coding sequence GTGATTACAGGCCTACAGGGCTCCCTTGCCCTGATCGCCGGAACCGGCAAACTACCGGAAATAGGTGCGTCTTTCGCTTCCCGGTCCGGTTACCCGTTGACTGTGATTGATCTTACCGGTAATGGACATCGGTTTGCCCCTTTTACGGACCAGTTGTACGAGTTAAGTCCCTTCCAATGGGGCCGGATTGTGGAAATCCTACACCAACACTCGGTACAGAACATATATTTTCTAGGTGAAGTAAAAAAGGAACTTCTGTTTACTGGCGGCCAGCGTCCCGATGCAAGGTTGGCTAGGCTACTGGCTTCCCTGCCCAACTATAGTGATATGGAGATCTTCCGTGGTCTCCTCAGGGATTTGGAACGTGAAGGTTTTATCGTGGGCCCACAGACGGATCTGGTGGGGACTTTAGCCTGTGGGCCAGGTCAATGGGCCCGTCGACCCACGGTTCGGGAAGAACAGGATATCCAGATTGGGCTGCGGGTGGCCAGGTCCCTGACGGAACTGGATGTAGGGCAAACGGTTATTGTAAAAGATACCGCAGTGGTGGCGGTGGAGGCCATGGAGCACACCGATGCCACTATTCGCCGGGCGGCGGAACTGACCGGTGGGGGCGGGATCATGGTGAAATTGAAGCGTCCAAAGCAGGATCCCCGCTTTGACATCCCCTGCATTGGTCCGGAGACCTTTGCTTTGATGTCTGCGGCCAGACTTACCGCGTTGGCCTTTTCCTCCGGCATCCTGTGGCTGGACCAGGAGGAAAGCCTGGCCATTGCCCGCAAGGCGGACATATCCATTATCTGTATATCTGAGGAAGGTGGCACTGTAGCGAACCTATGA